In Psychrobacter urativorans, the DNA window AAAGAGGCTTCATTACGCCTAACTAGATTTCTAACCCAGTGCTTAACCTCTTCCATTGAATCTATAGTCTGTGCGCAGTCAAACTCCTCACCCCAAGCTTTCATATCTTCAATTTGAGGATAGAAATGCCTCTGAAAATCAAAGCTACCAGTGTAATAATTAGCACTAATTGGGTAATTATCAGCCTTAAACTCATAGCTAAAGTCATAAGTAGTTAAGACTTTAGAATCATTTGCAAATAATGTTTGCTGATAACCACTAGCAGCAGCTTGTTCTCTGTACTTAGACACTAGCGCAGTAATCGCATTGGATAAGGGGTACTTATTTCTTACTAGCGTTGTCAGTGTGATTTCAGGTCTTTGGAGCAGATGGTTAATAATATTAGATAAGAATCCTATCATGATACTCTGGGTTACATCGCTTTGGCGACATTCCTGATCAAGCCATCTGATTAAATCTTCTTGCGTTATATCTGTATTAGCTAAGTTAAGATTGAAAGTTTGGTCTTTACTAAGCTCTCTATATTTAACTTTTTTATCAGGCAAGTCTACTATAAAGCTTTTAGTCTGTTCTGTAGGCTTATAATCAATTTTAGCTGGGTAATCTAGCAAATTCCACTCAAAAGCATCTAGGAACACTTCTTTTTCAGCCAATTCAAGCATACCTTGGCTCATCACACATAGCCTTGGTATTACTGCAAACTTAGCACCGTTTTCAGAAGGCGATAGTGCAGCATGAACACTTTGATTGTGAATACTGACTGACCTTTCGATGGACTGTGTAGGCTCTACTGATACTTTAGCAATTTCTTTTTTAAGATTTTCTGAGATTTTTCCAGTAATGGTAACCACTTGGCGACCATTAACATCAGATATTCTTATACTACTTCGGTCTTGTTCTGTTAATACAGTGGTATCCACCGTATCTTTTATCTCTAACATTAAGTTTATTGAAGTTGGTTGTGGTGTAACTGCATTATCACTCTCACCGAACAATTCAGCTTGATTAGCATCTTGTTGACGTATAAACGATGCAGCTTCCATCTCTTCAAAACCCATAGAAATCAGGTTATCAGTGAGTTGTTTAGCGGCTTGGGCTAAGCTTTCAGTTGCTATATGCGCATAGGCTCTATTCAAATCCTCAATCACCCTACGCTTAGCGTATGGCATACGTAAAACGCGACCTAGTAACTGTTCTGCATCTTTGCTAGAAGATACCTTCTTAACTGAGCAAAACACGTAGGCAAATGAGCAATCCCAACCTTCTTTCAAAGCCTCCATCGTTATAATAAACTCGATAGGGCAGTCAGGTTGAAAAAGATCTAAACCATCAAGTTCTCTTTGCGTGCCTGTTGCTATCGCAATTCTGCTTTCATTAATTTTATGCTGCTCAATCAAACACTGCTTAAGCGTCTCAACAGTGACCTTACCGCCTTTATTCTCAGCCTGTAGCAAAACTATAGGACGGATATAATCAGTATCCTGTTGAGCCTTTATTGCTAAACGGTCTCTTGTTAAAACTGCATCCCTTACCGCATCCTCCCAACCGTTACTATGCTCAGTCAAAATGATAGGCAGTTTAATCATATCTTCTGATTTCAACCTTGCAGCAGAAACGTGAAAGATAATATTACTACCATTGGTAGTAGTGGTGTTTGGTGTGGCGGTAAACTCAACAATAGCTGCTGGATGAATACGTTTTAATGTCTCAAAAGTTAATGTAGTTCTTGCATTGTGGGCTTCATCTACGATTACTAATGGATTATAAAGAGCCAGCAAGTTTGCAAACGAGTATTTAATCTTACCTAAATCTCTTGCATTTAGACCATTTTCAGACAGATCGCCCTCTGTGACTCGCTCTAACTGCTCAAAAACTGGATGATTTTGAGACAATTTGGCAAAGTGAGGCTCAAAATTTTCATGGTATTGATAAACTTTCCGATCCGTTGTTTTTGTCACTCTCAGATTGGCTAAAGTAGAAACCACTATAATCGCTTTGTTTCCAATATCTTGTGAGCGAATCTGATTCACATCATCAATATCATAAATACTGACATGATTATTGAACGCTTTATTCAGATGATCAGTATAGTCAGAATTGCTTTTTAAGGCTGCTACTGTTTGCTGCTGAATAGTGGTGGTAGGCACTAACCATAGAGTAATAGGGTAGTCTTGAGATAAGTAATCCTTGGCAATAGTAGAGACTGTATATGCTCCTAGAATGGTTTTGCCACCGCCTGTAGGAATACGCACACAGACATAAGGCACGCCATCGAACTGGTAGGAACGATAAAGTCTTTCAGGAAAATAACTATCACTAATAGACCTGCTAAATGCAGATTTTATATCTTGACTGTCACGACAATCTTTAAAAAAATCACTCAATTTTTTTATTGCTTCTGTCTGATATTTTTTTAACTCAAACATTATTATTTCCCTTTAACATCATATGGTATTTGCTTAAAAATAATATTTTCACTTTTCAAACGTGCAGTTCCCATACGACTAGTCTCACCGTATATCACTTTTTTACCATTTTTAGGCTCTAAAGGATGCTTTGGCAACATCGCTAGAACCTTAGATGTTAAGACATTACCGCCATCAGGACGCTTATCGCCAAGAATACCGTTATATAGTAAGTAGTAGGCAACATCGTTATATACGCCTAGTAAGGGCGATTTAACTTGTTGCTTTAAGGATGTTTTGGTCTCGCCATACCAAATATGTGCCGCAAGAGAATGAAAGCTAATATCCTTATTTAAGGAGCCAGTTTCATTAAATATGATTTCACCTAGGCGATAAAACTCAAAGCCACCACCACCTTTCCAATCTACCGCTTTAGAAACCCCACCTTTTTCACCATCAACAACCTGTCTTAATCGTGGTTGACAATGTGTGACAGCCTGCTCACCTAGTTCAACGCCTATAAACTTACGATTCATTTTTTGAGCTACGGCAGCAGTAGTTGCAGAACCTAGAAAAGAATCAAGCACTATATCTCCTTCATTAGAGGATAAATGAATCACTCTTTGAAGTAACCTCTCTGGTTTTGGTGTTGAAAATGGATCCCTAGCGTTGAATAAGATACATTCTTTTTTTGCTTCTTGCGTGTTTCCTACCTCTGTATGAAAAAGAATAGATATAGGGACACTACCTTCGTCTTCCTGTTTCTCCTCAGACTTAAACTTCTTAAATCTTGGAACTTTGTTTTTACCAGTTTTACCCCAATAAACTAAATCGTTTTCTACATTAGAATTATGAGTTTCTTGGGAGTAACGCCATACGGCAGTCTCTTTTGGATAGATAGTTTCGCCTGTGTTTGGCTGAATAATCCCATAGTATAAATTTGGGCGTTCTACTTTGTTTTTATTGCACGTGTAATCTACTGAATTCCAATCTCCACGTGAATCATTATCTAAGTTTTTTGCCCTGTCCTTCTTGTTTATATCAACCCATTTTTTGATTTTGAAATCTGATTTATGTTTTGCATAACAAAACATATGATCATGCATATCACTTACATATTTTGCATCATTTTGTGGAGAAAACTTTTTTTGCCAAATAAAATTAGCCACAAAATTTGAACGACCAAATATTTCGTCCATCATCACTTTAAAGTAGTGAGCTTCATTATCATTTAAAGTAATCCAAATAGAACCATCTTCTGCTAGTAGCTTATGCAATAACTCTAAACGTGGGTACATCATGGATAACCATTTGCTGTGCTCAAGGTTATCATCGTAATGTTCAAAGGCGCTTTTAGTATTGTAAGGCGGATCAATAAAGATGCATTTCACACGTCCCGCATGAGTAGGTATGAGAGCTTTTAACGCTTCTAAGTTATCACCTTGAATTAGCATGTTATCTGTATATGTTTCTCCGTATGATAGAGCAGGTACTTGCTCTAGTAAACGGTAGGGGCAGTCTCGTGCAGTAGTGACAGCTTCTTCTTTATTCAACCAGTTTAAAATCGGCATTTCGCCTGTCTCCATTTGTTTGCAAGCCTTTAGCGGCTAACACCTCATATGTGCAAAAACTTATCATAGAATTATTTATATGTATTATATGCCTCAACAAGATTAGGTAATCAGACCCCTATTTGAGCTAACAACCCACTCAAAACAGACTGCTGAGCTAGCCTCAATAATCTAGATAATCCCTAACTGGACGCTTCTTAAACTGTGATGCGTCCTTTTTTAGTCGATTAATCATTTCAAACTCCCACCCTTGCTGCGACTGTCCAGCTGGGCTAGTAGGACTGACCATGTGATTATAGTCAGTAATAAACTG includes these proteins:
- a CDS encoding DEAD/DEAH box helicase, whose product is MFELKKYQTEAIKKLSDFFKDCRDSQDIKSAFSRSISDSYFPERLYRSYQFDGVPYVCVRIPTGGGKTILGAYTVSTIAKDYLSQDYPITLWLVPTTTIQQQTVAALKSNSDYTDHLNKAFNNHVSIYDIDDVNQIRSQDIGNKAIIVVSTLANLRVTKTTDRKVYQYHENFEPHFAKLSQNHPVFEQLERVTEGDLSENGLNARDLGKIKYSFANLLALYNPLVIVDEAHNARTTLTFETLKRIHPAAIVEFTATPNTTTTNGSNIIFHVSAARLKSEDMIKLPIILTEHSNGWEDAVRDAVLTRDRLAIKAQQDTDYIRPIVLLQAENKGGKVTVETLKQCLIEQHKINESRIAIATGTQRELDGLDLFQPDCPIEFIITMEALKEGWDCSFAYVFCSVKKVSSSKDAEQLLGRVLRMPYAKRRVIEDLNRAYAHIATESLAQAAKQLTDNLISMGFEEMEAASFIRQQDANQAELFGESDNAVTPQPTSINLMLEIKDTVDTTVLTEQDRSSIRISDVNGRQVVTITGKISENLKKEIAKVSVEPTQSIERSVSIHNQSVHAALSPSENGAKFAVIPRLCVMSQGMLELAEKEVFLDAFEWNLLDYPAKIDYKPTEQTKSFIVDLPDKKVKYRELSKDQTFNLNLANTDITQEDLIRWLDQECRQSDVTQSIMIGFLSNIINHLLQRPEITLTTLVRNKYPLSNAITALVSKYREQAAASGYQQTLFANDSKVLTTYDFSYEFKADNYPISANYYTGSFDFQRHFYPQIEDMKAWGEEFDCAQTIDSMEEVKHWVRNLVRRNEASFSLPLAHGNFYPDFIVEMMDGRILIVEYKGGDSKTNQDSAEKRLVGDLWAKHSQGKCLFLMAVKQDDFGQNVKQQILNIIS
- a CDS encoding site-specific DNA-methyltransferase; the protein is METGEMPILNWLNKEEAVTTARDCPYRLLEQVPALSYGETYTDNMLIQGDNLEALKALIPTHAGRVKCIFIDPPYNTKSAFEHYDDNLEHSKWLSMMYPRLELLHKLLAEDGSIWITLNDNEAHYFKVMMDEIFGRSNFVANFIWQKKFSPQNDAKYVSDMHDHMFCYAKHKSDFKIKKWVDINKKDRAKNLDNDSRGDWNSVDYTCNKNKVERPNLYYGIIQPNTGETIYPKETAVWRYSQETHNSNVENDLVYWGKTGKNKVPRFKKFKSEEKQEDEGSVPISILFHTEVGNTQEAKKECILFNARDPFSTPKPERLLQRVIHLSSNEGDIVLDSFLGSATTAAVAQKMNRKFIGVELGEQAVTHCQPRLRQVVDGEKGGVSKAVDWKGGGGFEFYRLGEIIFNETGSLNKDISFHSLAAHIWYGETKTSLKQQVKSPLLGVYNDVAYYLLYNGILGDKRPDGGNVLTSKVLAMLPKHPLEPKNGKKVIYGETSRMGTARLKSENIIFKQIPYDVKGK